The sequence GACGAATATGCCGGAGCCTTCGTGTTCTTCGCTTCGCGAACGGACTGCGCCCCGGCAACAGGGGCAGCGCTCAATTTTGACGGCGGCATTGGTGTTCGCGGCATCTTCAAATCGTCAGGTGGTCATGACCTGCCGGAGAAGCTTGGACTTCAGGGAGAACTTGCATGACTATTGCCCGTCTCGGATATCTCGGCTTCGAAGCGACGGATCTCGGCGCATGGAGAAGCTTTGCAAACGACACACTTGGCATGATGTCGGCGGCAAGCGGCAAGGATTGCGACCGATACAGGCTGGATTCCCGTGCCTGGCGCCTCGCTGTGCATAATGGTCAATCGGACGACATTGCCTATGCCGGTTTTGAAGTTGCCGATGCTGCAGCTCTCGCGGCTACTGTCAGTCGATTGCGTCAGATGGGTTATGAGCTGACGGAAGAATCCGAGGATCTCAAATCTGATCGCGGCGTCCTCGGTCTGGCATCGGTCATCGACCCCTCAGGCGTGAGGATCGAGATCTACTATGGCGCAACCGAATTGTTTGAGGTTCCTTTCGTCTCGCCGGTTGGCGTTTCCTCATTTGTAACCGGCGAGCAGGGTTTTGGGCATTTTGTTCTGACAACACCGGATATCGAGGAATCGAAGAAGTTCTACATCGAGGGCCTCGGGATGGAACTTTCCGACATTATCGATTGGGACCTCGGTCCTGGTGGCAAGCCCAAGCTGCACTTCTTCAATTGCAATCGGCGGCACCACACCCTCGCGCTTTTGCCCGCACCCTCACCCAAGCGGCTGCACCACTTCATGGTGGAATCTGCGTCACTCGACGATGTCGGCCGCGCGATTGATCGCATGGAGCGCGACTCTCGAATCCTCATTACTTTCGGCCGCCATACAAACGATCACATGTATTCCTTCTATGGAATCACACCTTCGGGTTTCGCGGTAGAGTTCGGTTGTACGCCACGCGATGTTGATCGCTCTTGGTCGGTCGTTCGCTATGACAGCATCAGCATGTGGGGGCATAAATTCATTCCTCCGGAATGATTTTCCTCAAGAAACACTTCAATATTTCAGAGGAGTAACGTCCATGGCAGATGTCATGAGCGATGTGGCCACCAATCCCGAAATTTCCAAGTCGATCGTGGCAGGCGGCATTCGTACAAACTACCATGATCAGGGGGAAGGCCCGCCAGTTGTTTTCATCCACGGGTCGGGACCGGGTGTTTCAGCATGGGCGAACTGGCGTTTGATCTTGCCGAAAATGTCGCGCAAAACACGGACGATCGCGCTGGACATGGTCGGCTTTGGCTTCACCGATCGCCCTGAGAACTTCAGCTACAATGTCGAAGCCTGGGTCGAACACTTGCTTGGCTTCCTGGATGCTCTCGGCCTCGAACAAGTCGATCTTGTCGGCAACTCGTTTGGCGGCGCGATATCACTGGCCGCCGCAATCCGACACCCCGCGCGCTTTCGACGTCTCGTGCTTATGGGCAGTGGCGGTATCAAGGGCCCGATGACGCCAGGCCTGGACGAAGTCTGGGGCTATACACCCTCGATCGAGAACATGCGCCGCCTTCTCGATATCTTTGCGTACAACCGCGATCTGGTGAACGATGAACTCGCCCAACTGAGGTACGAAGCAAGTATCAGGCCTGGTTTCCAGGAATCCTATAGCCAGATGTTTCCCGCGCCACGTCAGCGTTGGTTTGACTCGCTTGCCTGTAACGAAGACGATTTGCGCAGCCTTCCACACCAAACCCTGATTGTTCACGGCCGTGAAGACCGCGTCGTGAGTGTGGAGGACGCGTATCGCATGGAAAGCCTGATCAGACGTGCGCAACTGCATGTGTTTGGGGAATGCGGTCACTGGACGCAGATCGAGCAATCCGAGAGGTTTGCACAGCTCGTCTGCAATTTCCTTGCCGAAGCTGCCCCCAACGAACCTCTGCCCCTCGGCTGAAGAACCCTCCCCCATCCGACTGGAAATTTCATGGCGAACCTACAAGATTTTGAGACCTGTCACCGGCATGTCAATGTACGTGGTGTCCGCCTGCATTATGTCGAGATGGGTGAAGGTCCCTTGGTTGTATTGATCCATGGGTTTCCTGAACTCTGGTATTCATGGCGCCATCAGATCCCTGCGATTGCCGCACAGGGGTATCGAGTCATCGCAGTCGATCAGCGGGGCTATGGCTCTTCGTCAAAATTCGGGGGGCCTGATCAATACCGCCTCCGCAATATGGTGGATGACATAGTCGCCTTGATCGCTGCGCTGGGTGAGGAGTCGGCAATACTGATTGGCCACGATTGGGGGGCAGTCGTGGCCTGGACCGCTGCGTGGCTTCACCCGGAGGTGGTCGACGGAGTGGCGGGCATCGCTATTCCTTTTTCCGGCAGAGGGCAGATTGCTCTTCCAGGAAACCCCTTCGGCGAACTTCCGCCAAGCCAGATCGATCCGATCATTTCCGGACCGGACAAAATCTTCTATCAGGAACACTTCGGTGGAATGGCCGCCATTTTTGATGAAATCGAGGCCGACCTGGCCAGGTGGGTCAAAGGCATAACCTGGTCTGTCTCGGGCGAAGCTCTGGCGGCCGCGGGCTATGCTCCTGACGGAATCGATCCGGTTGAGTTCATCAGGGCCAGTCCGATGTGCGTACCGCATGGGGCCAAGCTGTCGGACCTTTTCGCCATTCCTGCGACGATGCCCGATTGGTTCAATGATGCCGATCTTGAAGTGTTCGTCGACGCATTGCAGTTGAGCGGTTTCGCCGGTCCCCTGAGCTTCTATCGCAACATGGAGGACAATTGGAACGAACTTGCGCCGTTTGTCGGAAAGCCGGTCGAATGTCCGTCAATGTTCATCGGCGGAGAATTCGATGTGTGCACGCACTGGGGTGCCGATGCCATCGAGCAGGCTCCAGATCATATTCCGAATTGGCTGGGTGCCAGAATCGTGGCCGGTGCCGGTCATTGGATCCAGCAAGAGAAGCCCGATGAAACGAACGCGATTCTGACGGAATTTCTGTCTTCGCTTCGCGCTGACTAGCGAACAGGCTTTGCATTCTGGTGGACAGCGGATCTCGGGTCTGTCGCGTTCTGCTCGAGCCTTTGTGGCTTGAACTGCCTGTCACGTCCAAGCCTGCGGTAGGTAGAGCCCCCAACGGCCCGGTGCGCCTACGAGTGCCCCACCATGTTTGTCACCAGTCAGCCCATCTCAAAGGCCGCCTCGAATAAGAGTTCAGGCCACAGGTGCGCTCGGCTGCCGCGCGAGGCGTTGCGCTGCATCACTTGATCATCGATGCCGCGTACACCGGAAGCAAAGGGTGCGAACTTCCTTGCATTGACTGGCCTTGCCCGAATTGCGGGGAGCGGAATCGCCAAATTGGGGATTCTGATAACGGCCAAATCTGCACACATCTGATCGCATTGGACAATTCTGTCACACGAGAAAAATCCGAAATTTCATAATATCCCGTTTAATCAATTGGATAGGGGTTTGGCACGTGCCTTGCTTTTATTCAAATGGCGGCCAAGCCTTCCCGCTTGGCCTCTGGATTGCCTGTTAAACGTGGAGAGGCACAAATGGGTACTTGTGGATCTGTTAAGAAAAGACCGTCGTCCTGGAAGACAGACGACATTCTGGCACTCGTGAATGAGCAGGAAGGATATATCGACCCGAGGATATATACCGACGAGGATCTCTACCAGCTGGAGCTTGAGCAGATTTTTGCTCGTTCTTGGCTGCTCTTGTGCCACGAAACTCACATACCCAATCCCGGCGACTATCTGGCCGCCTACATGGGCGAAGATCCCGTAGTCGTGGTTCGCCAGAAGGACATGTCGATCAAGGTGTTTCTCAACCAGTGCCGTCATCGCGGCATGCGAATCTGTCGCGACGATGGAGGAAACGCCAAGTCGTTCACTTGCAGTTACCATGGGTGGGCATTCGATATCGCCGGAAGCCTCGTCAATGTCCCGTACGAGAAGGAAGCCTATTACAACGAACTCGACAAGGAGCGCTGGAGCCCGATCCAGGCACGCGTGGACACCTATAAGGGGCTGGTTTTCGCGAACTGGGATCGTGAAGCCCCGTCGCTGATTGAATATCTCAGCGACGCGACTCCTTACATGGACCACATGCTCGATCGGACCGAGGCGGGCACTGAGGCCGTGATCGGCATGCAGAAATGGGTCCTGCCCTGCAATTGGAAGTTCGCTGCCGAGCAGTTCGGGAGCGACATGTACCATGCCGGAACCGTATCGCATCTCTCTGGCGTGCTCGCAGGTCTACCGGCCGATATGGATCTCGGCGACGCTCAGATCCCTACAAATGGCGTACAGTTCCGTGCGAAGTGGGGCGGTCATGGTACGGGTTTCTTCATCGATCAACCCGGAATTCTCGAAGCGATCATGGGGCCGAAAATCACTAAGTACTGGACCGAGGGCCCGGCCGCCGAAAAAGCGGCGCAACGTCTGGGAGGCGAACTGCGAGGCAGCCGCCTGATGGCCCAGCACATGACGATTTTCCCGACTTGCTCGTTCCTTCCCGGAATCAATACGGTCAGGACCTGGCAGCCGCGAGGTCCGCACGAGACCGAGGCATGGATCTTCGTTGTGGTTCCTGCCGACGCTCCGGAGGAGATCAAAGACGAATTCCGCAAGCAAACCGTCCGGACATTCTCGGCCGGGGGCGTGTTCGAACAAGATGACGGCGATAACTGGGTGGAGATCCAGCGCGTGCTGCGAGGCGCGGTGGCAAGGTCTCAGGTACTCAACACCCAGATGGGCCTCGGCCATTCGCGAACCGACCATCCCGATTATTCCGGGATCATTTCCAACGTTTACGCAGAGGAATCCGCTCGCGGCTTCTACACCCAATGGCGCCGGATGATGACCGAGCCATCGTGGAACACGCTGGCTCCGACGGCCTGAGTTCCTCACGTCCAAAATGACCGTTGGCACGGCGCAGTCGATGGCAACGGTCCCGAAATCGAGAGATTGCTCATGACAACCCTGCTTGCAGAAACTTCGCGGCGCCTTGCCAACTCGGTGGATTCCGAGACCCAGCACATGGTGGAACAGTTCTACTATCTCGAGTCCGCCCTCCTCGACAGTCGTGACTATGATGAATGGCTCGATCTGTTCACTGAGGACATGCATTATTACATGCCGATCCGGCGCAATCAGACGCGCAGGAACAAGGATGCCGAGTTCTACGAAGATGGGGCCTTTGCCCACTTTGACGACGACATGACGACGATGCGTGGGCGAATCCGCAAGGCAACGTCCGATCTGAGCTGGTGTGAGAATCCCGGCTCTCGAACGCGACACGTGATTACCAATGTGATCGTGCGCAAGGGAGCCGACGCTAATACTTTCGAGGTCAGCGCGGCGTTCGTTGTCTATCGCAATCGCCAGGAACGTCAGACGGATTTCTTCGTCGGTGAACGGCGAGACACGTTGCGAATTGCTGACACAGAATTCGGTTTCAGCATCGCCAAGAGGACCATCCTTCTGGATCAGGCGACGGTGCTCGCCAACAACATCAGCGTGTTCTTCTAGAGCACAGAACCGGACCGGGCTTGCGTGACGAATTCGCCTCTCCCGAATGCGTTGGCCCGGTCCGGACAGGATGGCTTTCTCAGGATCCACATCGTCGAACTTGATGCGACAGTTCAGATCGGAAAGGCCGAAACCGTTTATTCAGCGATCCGAGGCCTCTTTGGGCAGAGGCAAGCTCGAGGTTGCCTGCATGGCGGATGCGGCTTGTGCCTGATTGGCGTCCTGCGTGGACAGGTCAATCAACTAGGCCCGATGAGCCGGGATAAGCTCCAGACTGTTTCACTCGCATCGAAAGCCAAATTGGCGTGCAGGATAGGTGCTGCAACAGATCTCGAAATCGAACTTGGCCCAAGATTGCGGCGCTGCGGCGCACCACAGACATAGTGAGAAATTTAGTAGGAGGATTGGATGTCGATCGTACGCCTTGGGCATGTCCAGATCAAAGTGATGAACATTGATGAGGCTGTTGACCACTACACCAACATTGTTGGGATGAGCGTCACGGCTACCGAGTCCGACGGAAAGGTCTATCTGAAGTGCTGGGATGAGTGGGACAAATATTCATTGATCCTCGAACCTTCTGAGAGCGCAGGACTGGACCACCTGGCGTTCAAAGTGGCGACTGATGCTGACCTGGACAACCTCGCCAATCGGATCGCCGGACACGGGCGTAAAGTAGAAGTACTTAGCCCGGGTGACATTTCCGGGTGCGGTCGCGCGATTGCATTTGAATTGCCTAGCTCTCACCGCGTCGTGCTTTTCGCAGAGAAGGAATTGCTTGGAACCGAGGTCGGCGACATCAATCCGCACCCCTGGCCCGACGGCATTCACGGCATTGGCGTGCATTGGCTCGATCACCTTGCGCTCGTCTGTGAGTTCGACCCTGCAAGGGGCATCAACACAGTGGCCGACAATGCCCGGTTCATGCAAGAAGCGCTGGATTTCAAGCTCACCGAGCAGTGCCTTGCCGGGCCTGATGGATCCCTGCAACTGGCTGCTTTTCTGACGCGCAGCAATACACCTCATGACATCGCCTTCGTGCCTGGTCCTACCTCGGGCCTGCATCACATCGCCTTCTATCTCGAAGACTGGAACTCGGTCTTGAAGGCTGCAGACATCGTTGCAAAGTCGGGCAAGCAACCGAGTCTCACACCAAATCGTCATGGCATGACGCGCGGCGCCACATTCTACATGTTTGATCCTTCAGGAAACAGGAACGAGACCTTTGCCGGACTGGGCTATCTGGCCGCGCAGGATCGACCGGTCGTAACTTGGACCGAGGACCAGCTTGATCGTGGCTTGTTCTTTCTTGGGGGCGAAAACCGCTCATTCCTGGAAGTGTACAGCTGAACCTGTCTCGGGAAATGCCCGTACGGCGCGATCAGTGGTATGAATCCTGCGGCGTGTTGCATTCACTACCGGTGATTGCCTTCCACTTGTAAGTGAACTGCCGCCTGGAAAGCCCCAGGCGGCGGGCAGCCTGCGACTTGTTGCCTTTCGAGCGGCGCAGGGCTAGCTCGAACAGCGCACGCTCATGGGCTTCCAGTGGAAGGTCTGCATCGAAAATTCGAGCGTAGGCCATTTGCAACGCAGGGCTGGAGTCCATGCGGAACTGCCCTTTGCTGTCTAGAAGCAAGCCTTCTGGATCAGGAAGGATCCCTCCGGCGAAGAGGTGTTCGAGTTCGATCCAGGTGTCCGGCATGGCAAGCAGGACTCCGCGCTCGATCAGATTC is a genomic window of Sphingopyxis sp. FD7 containing:
- a CDS encoding alpha/beta fold hydrolase; its protein translation is MANLQDFETCHRHVNVRGVRLHYVEMGEGPLVVLIHGFPELWYSWRHQIPAIAAQGYRVIAVDQRGYGSSSKFGGPDQYRLRNMVDDIVALIAALGEESAILIGHDWGAVVAWTAAWLHPEVVDGVAGIAIPFSGRGQIALPGNPFGELPPSQIDPIISGPDKIFYQEHFGGMAAIFDEIEADLARWVKGITWSVSGEALAAAGYAPDGIDPVEFIRASPMCVPHGAKLSDLFAIPATMPDWFNDADLEVFVDALQLSGFAGPLSFYRNMEDNWNELAPFVGKPVECPSMFIGGEFDVCTHWGADAIEQAPDHIPNWLGARIVAGAGHWIQQEKPDETNAILTEFLSSLRAD
- a CDS encoding 2Fe-2S iron-sulfur cluster binding domain-containing protein, whose amino-acid sequence is MTNSPLPNALARSGQDGFLRIHIVELDATVQIGKAETVYSAIRGLFGQRQARGCLHGGCGLCLIGVLRGQVNQLGPMSRDKLQTVSLASKAKLACRIGAATDLEIELGPRLRRCGAPQT
- a CDS encoding alpha/beta fold hydrolase, with the translated sequence MADVMSDVATNPEISKSIVAGGIRTNYHDQGEGPPVVFIHGSGPGVSAWANWRLILPKMSRKTRTIALDMVGFGFTDRPENFSYNVEAWVEHLLGFLDALGLEQVDLVGNSFGGAISLAAAIRHPARFRRLVLMGSGGIKGPMTPGLDEVWGYTPSIENMRRLLDIFAYNRDLVNDELAQLRYEASIRPGFQESYSQMFPAPRQRWFDSLACNEDDLRSLPHQTLIVHGREDRVVSVEDAYRMESLIRRAQLHVFGECGHWTQIEQSERFAQLVCNFLAEAAPNEPLPLG
- a CDS encoding VOC family protein; this encodes MTIARLGYLGFEATDLGAWRSFANDTLGMMSAASGKDCDRYRLDSRAWRLAVHNGQSDDIAYAGFEVADAAALAATVSRLRQMGYELTEESEDLKSDRGVLGLASVIDPSGVRIEIYYGATELFEVPFVSPVGVSSFVTGEQGFGHFVLTTPDIEESKKFYIEGLGMELSDIIDWDLGPGGKPKLHFFNCNRRHHTLALLPAPSPKRLHHFMVESASLDDVGRAIDRMERDSRILITFGRHTNDHMYSFYGITPSGFAVEFGCTPRDVDRSWSVVRYDSISMWGHKFIPPE
- a CDS encoding aromatic-ring-hydroxylating dioxygenase subunit beta; amino-acid sequence: MTTLLAETSRRLANSVDSETQHMVEQFYYLESALLDSRDYDEWLDLFTEDMHYYMPIRRNQTRRNKDAEFYEDGAFAHFDDDMTTMRGRIRKATSDLSWCENPGSRTRHVITNVIVRKGADANTFEVSAAFVVYRNRQERQTDFFVGERRDTLRIADTEFGFSIAKRTILLDQATVLANNISVFF
- a CDS encoding catechol 2,3-dioxygenase, whose translation is MSIVRLGHVQIKVMNIDEAVDHYTNIVGMSVTATESDGKVYLKCWDEWDKYSLILEPSESAGLDHLAFKVATDADLDNLANRIAGHGRKVEVLSPGDISGCGRAIAFELPSSHRVVLFAEKELLGTEVGDINPHPWPDGIHGIGVHWLDHLALVCEFDPARGINTVADNARFMQEALDFKLTEQCLAGPDGSLQLAAFLTRSNTPHDIAFVPGPTSGLHHIAFYLEDWNSVLKAADIVAKSGKQPSLTPNRHGMTRGATFYMFDPSGNRNETFAGLGYLAAQDRPVVTWTEDQLDRGLFFLGGENRSFLEVYS
- a CDS encoding aromatic ring-hydroxylating dioxygenase subunit alpha translates to MNEQEGYIDPRIYTDEDLYQLELEQIFARSWLLLCHETHIPNPGDYLAAYMGEDPVVVVRQKDMSIKVFLNQCRHRGMRICRDDGGNAKSFTCSYHGWAFDIAGSLVNVPYEKEAYYNELDKERWSPIQARVDTYKGLVFANWDREAPSLIEYLSDATPYMDHMLDRTEAGTEAVIGMQKWVLPCNWKFAAEQFGSDMYHAGTVSHLSGVLAGLPADMDLGDAQIPTNGVQFRAKWGGHGTGFFIDQPGILEAIMGPKITKYWTEGPAAEKAAQRLGGELRGSRLMAQHMTIFPTCSFLPGINTVRTWQPRGPHETEAWIFVVVPADAPEEIKDEFRKQTVRTFSAGGVFEQDDGDNWVEIQRVLRGAVARSQVLNTQMGLGHSRTDHPDYSGIISNVYAEESARGFYTQWRRMMTEPSWNTLAPTA